A section of the Pseudomonas sp. Q1-7 genome encodes:
- a CDS encoding D-arabinono-1,4-lactone oxidase, producing the protein MSTSSNNMHINEFGIEHAHWRNWVGNQSCVRAARGAPASEDELCSMIRDATRKGLNVRVAGSGHSFTPVALTNGLHLTLANMTGVRHIDHGKRRVTAAAGTTINELVRVLKAEGLSMINQGDIDSQALAGALTTGTHGTGITLGNMASSIVGMKLVQPNGEIIVVDESTPDLLLAGRVSLGVLGAISEITLQVTDSFNLHERIWREDFESLMEKHDELAQKHRHFSFFWCPYEQSRHCYCLPDTAATSKTGRTTDVCEVKVMDITDRPLYEGEFEKVAYSSDVYPIEYIPNFHELEYAVPITHGKEALRAVRKLMLEDFPEAIYPIEYRFTAGDGAWISPFFEQDSVTISVSGEPGTDYWDYLRAVDLILRSYGARPHWGKMHFLTGEDVTAIYPRANDFRTLRRQLDPEGFYLNEHLGLLFK; encoded by the coding sequence ATGAGCACTTCTTCGAACAACATGCACATCAACGAGTTCGGCATCGAGCACGCGCATTGGCGCAACTGGGTCGGCAACCAGTCGTGCGTTCGCGCGGCCCGTGGCGCACCGGCCAGCGAGGATGAGCTGTGTTCCATGATCCGCGATGCGACCCGCAAAGGGCTGAACGTACGGGTGGCTGGCTCCGGGCACTCGTTCACGCCAGTCGCACTCACCAACGGCCTGCACCTGACGCTCGCCAACATGACGGGGGTGCGCCACATCGACCACGGCAAACGCCGCGTCACCGCCGCCGCCGGTACCACCATCAATGAGCTGGTTCGCGTGCTCAAGGCCGAAGGGTTGTCGATGATCAACCAGGGCGACATCGACAGCCAGGCCCTTGCTGGTGCCTTGACCACGGGGACCCACGGAACCGGCATTACGCTGGGCAACATGGCGTCGTCCATCGTGGGTATGAAGCTCGTCCAACCGAACGGCGAGATCATCGTGGTGGACGAAAGCACGCCGGACTTGCTCCTCGCCGGGCGCGTTTCGCTCGGCGTGCTGGGGGCGATTTCCGAGATCACGCTGCAGGTGACGGACAGCTTCAATCTGCACGAACGCATCTGGCGCGAAGACTTCGAAAGCCTCATGGAGAAGCACGATGAGCTGGCGCAGAAGCATCGCCACTTCAGCTTCTTCTGGTGCCCCTACGAGCAGAGCCGCCACTGCTACTGCCTGCCCGATACCGCCGCCACGTCGAAAACCGGCCGCACCACGGATGTGTGCGAAGTGAAGGTCATGGATATCACCGACCGTCCGTTGTATGAGGGCGAGTTCGAGAAGGTGGCCTACAGCTCGGACGTGTATCCGATCGAGTACATCCCGAATTTCCATGAGCTGGAGTACGCCGTGCCGATCACCCATGGCAAGGAAGCGCTGAGGGCCGTGCGCAAACTCATGCTGGAGGACTTCCCGGAAGCGATTTACCCGATCGAGTACCGCTTCACGGCGGGCGATGGCGCCTGGATAAGCCCGTTCTTCGAACAGGACAGCGTCACCATTTCCGTTTCCGGCGAGCCGGGGACGGACTATTGGGACTACCTGCGTGCAGTCGACCTGATCCTGCGTTCCTATGGCGCCCGGCCGCACTGGGGCAAGATGCATTTCCTGACCGGGGAAGACGTCACCGCCATCTATCCCCGCGCGAATGACTTCCGCACGCTGCGTCGCCAGCTCGATCCCGAGGGCTTTTATCTGAACGAGCACCTGGGGCTGTTGTTCAAGTAG
- a CDS encoding SDR family NAD(P)-dependent oxidoreductase, translated as MGRLHNKVALITGGAGGCGLAASELFAREGAKVAILDLPSSDGAAVAARINAAGGSACFLPADVSVAEQVNHAVAQAEDRFGPIRVLMNHAGTIHAAPFLETRESDWERLMNINVKSMFLVTQAVLPKMIEAGGGSIICTSSISGVVGTPMEVLYCTTKGACHMFARAISVEFRDRNIRSNAICPGFIGTAHGRRELDLLREFGAEVSDEALRAMQGRLCDPSEVAAAALFLASDDASFVNGAHLFVDNAYTAA; from the coding sequence ATGGGACGACTGCACAACAAGGTGGCGCTGATCACCGGAGGCGCCGGGGGCTGCGGGCTGGCCGCCTCGGAGCTCTTCGCACGGGAAGGCGCCAAGGTCGCCATCCTCGACTTGCCCAGCAGCGACGGCGCGGCAGTGGCCGCGCGCATCAATGCCGCTGGCGGCAGTGCCTGCTTCCTGCCGGCGGACGTGTCCGTCGCCGAACAGGTCAACCACGCGGTGGCCCAGGCCGAGGACCGTTTCGGGCCGATCCGGGTGTTGATGAACCATGCCGGCACCATTCATGCCGCGCCCTTCCTGGAGACCCGCGAGAGCGATTGGGAGCGGCTGATGAACATCAACGTCAAGAGCATGTTCCTGGTGACCCAGGCCGTGCTGCCGAAAATGATCGAGGCTGGCGGTGGCAGCATCATCTGCACCTCGTCCATCTCCGGCGTGGTCGGCACGCCAATGGAGGTCCTGTACTGCACCACCAAGGGGGCCTGCCACATGTTCGCGCGCGCCATTTCGGTGGAATTCCGCGACCGCAACATTCGCAGCAATGCCATCTGCCCGGGCTTTATCGGCACCGCCCACGGCCGGCGCGAACTCGACCTGCTGCGCGAATTCGGCGCGGAAGTCTCCGACGAGGCCCTGCGCGCCATGCAGGGCCGCCTCTGCGACCCGAGCGAGGTGGCCGCGGCAGCGCTGTTCCTGGCCAGTGATGACGCCAGCTTCGTCAACGGTGCACACCTGTTCGTCGACAACGCCTACACCGCCGCCTGA
- the eutH gene encoding ethanolamine utilization protein EutH has product MEHIGTYVIYLIMACAVIGAIASLLDAESELGKEFTAGLHSIGPIFIPVAGTMAAIPFISQFISHGIAPLFTALGADPAIAGPIFIASDMGGYQLAHALAHDPEGWILGLITGFQSGSNLIFVIPVGLAMLHKADHKFMALGIMAGLLSIPLSIIIIAMAMQLLGLGVRPDIATTGAATQALHFTLPMLLRNLLPLILFCIALAAALRYAPGLMVRAFLALGRLMYAAVTLILVASIVEYFTGAFTHTFGSWGFAPIIADKEDQFRALEIAGYVGIMLCGAFPMVCLIKRYLSRPLERVAVRLGMTPVGAAGLLAASANILAMFRLVADMPPKDKVLVIAFAVCAAFTFGDHMAFSANFQPTLILPLIIGKLSGGLIGMAIAYWLAVPQALQIGREALPRDSMRVSAGLS; this is encoded by the coding sequence ATGGAACACATCGGTACGTACGTCATCTACCTGATCATGGCGTGCGCCGTGATCGGCGCCATCGCCTCCCTGCTCGACGCCGAGTCGGAGCTGGGCAAGGAGTTCACCGCCGGCCTGCACAGCATCGGCCCGATCTTCATCCCCGTGGCCGGCACCATGGCCGCCATCCCGTTCATCTCCCAGTTCATCAGCCACGGCATCGCCCCGCTGTTTACCGCGCTGGGCGCCGACCCCGCCATTGCCGGCCCCATCTTCATCGCCTCGGACATGGGCGGCTACCAACTCGCCCACGCCCTGGCCCACGACCCCGAAGGCTGGATTCTCGGGCTGATCACCGGCTTCCAATCCGGTTCGAACCTCATCTTCGTCATCCCCGTGGGCCTGGCCATGCTCCACAAGGCCGACCACAAATTCATGGCGCTGGGCATCATGGCGGGCCTGCTGAGCATCCCCCTCAGCATTATCATCATCGCCATGGCCATGCAGCTGCTGGGCCTGGGCGTGCGCCCGGACATCGCCACCACGGGCGCGGCCACCCAGGCGCTGCACTTCACCCTACCGATGCTGCTGCGCAACCTGCTGCCGCTGATCCTCTTCTGCATCGCGCTGGCCGCTGCCCTGCGCTACGCCCCCGGCCTGATGGTGCGCGCCTTCCTGGCCCTGGGGCGCCTCATGTATGCGGCGGTGACGCTGATCCTGGTCGCATCCATCGTCGAATACTTCACCGGTGCCTTCACCCATACCTTTGGCAGTTGGGGCTTCGCGCCCATCATCGCTGACAAGGAGGACCAGTTCCGCGCGCTGGAAATCGCCGGTTACGTCGGCATCATGCTCTGCGGGGCCTTCCCGATGGTCTGCCTGATCAAGCGCTACCTCTCCCGCCCCCTCGAACGGGTGGCCGTCCGCCTGGGTATGACGCCGGTCGGCGCGGCCGGCCTTCTCGCCGCTTCGGCGAACATCCTGGCGATGTTCCGCCTGGTCGCCGACATGCCGCCCAAGGACAAGGTGCTGGTAATCGCCTTCGCGGTGTGCGCGGCCTTCACCTTTGGCGACCACATGGCCTTCTCCGCCAACTTCCAACCCACCTTGATCCTGCCCCTGATCATTGGAAAACTGAGCGGCGGGCTGATAGGCATGGCGATTGCCTACTGGCTGGCAGTGCCCCAGGCACTGCAGATCGGCCGCGAAGCGTTACCACGCGACTCGATGCGCGTGTCGGCCGGTCTGTCCTGA
- a CDS encoding LuxR family transcriptional regulator, translating into MNNQEASKVAGVIAAVGTGNLGQRLCTLLESDIRFDMSCAYLFRFDQPAVLLHDGYKGMVPAKTLSAYLRGGYLLDPFYVACMNQHPAGLWRMSELAPDSFFSSGFAISPDLHPCVSSTHGSLVEELGYIVPLQPHTAIVFSLMKAQNHGPFADGEVRRLQTLTPVVSAAFEAHWRLRPEESAEAADKPRSQLESAFVDILQGQLTDAQRYIAKLLLQGHSNASIAHLLGISEGTVKVHKHNIYQRLQISSNSDLFRLFIEYISQAGR; encoded by the coding sequence ATGAACAATCAGGAAGCGAGCAAGGTAGCGGGCGTTATCGCCGCCGTGGGCACCGGCAACCTGGGGCAGCGCCTCTGCACCCTGCTGGAAAGTGATATCCGCTTCGACATGAGCTGCGCCTACCTCTTCCGCTTCGACCAGCCCGCCGTGCTGCTCCACGACGGCTACAAAGGCATGGTGCCGGCGAAGACCCTGAGCGCCTACCTGCGTGGCGGCTACCTGCTCGACCCCTTCTACGTCGCCTGCATGAACCAGCACCCGGCAGGCCTCTGGCGCATGAGCGAGCTGGCGCCGGACAGCTTCTTTTCCTCGGGCTTCGCCATCTCGCCCGACCTGCATCCCTGCGTGTCATCCACCCACGGCAGCCTGGTGGAAGAGCTGGGCTACATCGTCCCGCTGCAGCCGCATACCGCCATCGTCTTCTCGCTGATGAAGGCGCAGAACCACGGTCCCTTCGCGGACGGGGAAGTCCGCCGCCTGCAGACGCTGACGCCGGTGGTGAGCGCGGCATTCGAGGCGCACTGGCGACTGCGGCCGGAGGAGTCCGCCGAGGCTGCGGACAAACCCCGCAGCCAGCTCGAAAGCGCCTTCGTGGACATCCTCCAGGGCCAACTGACCGACGCCCAGCGCTACATCGCCAAGCTCCTCCTCCAGGGCCACAGCAACGCCTCCATCGCCCACCTGCTGGGCATCTCCGAAGGCACGGTGAAGGTTCACAAGCACAACATCTACCAGCGCCTGCAGATCTCCAGTAACTCCGACCTGTTCCGGCTGTTCATCGAGTACATTTCGCAGGCGGGGCGATAG
- a CDS encoding type II toxin-antitoxin system HipA family toxin, with product MAKQVDVYYDGWGEHWRWGSLVSSTALTGRPLIAFEYSEEALARGLELSALRLPLKGPRLRKDFPDHQLWLPGPVYDSLPDGWGMLLMDRLFKRRGLNPAHIGPLERLAYIGPHAMGAMSFEPVASELSTSPEEIPLEQLAAEVQRVLDGEGGEFLLQLLQMGGSPHGARPKALLYRDPEFGRFSTAAAPGLEAWLIKFPAAREHPEVCAVEAVYAHCLRECAIDTADTEHFELPNGQAAFATRRFDRQKGMRVPMQSLAAFTGADFRAAGALDYTNFLRATQFCCNDVREKAVAFERIVFNVVFNNRDDHPKNFAYLMSPSGQWKLAPAYDVTFCEGPGGYHQMDVMGEAFGITRKHLLRLAMEEADLSARDTADIIERICHVASGFAASAKRQFPNGITPDTLRTIQTRIDDNIARLSS from the coding sequence TTGGCTAAGCAAGTCGACGTCTACTACGACGGTTGGGGGGAGCATTGGCGCTGGGGTTCGCTCGTCTCCTCGACCGCGCTTACCGGGCGCCCGCTGATTGCCTTTGAGTACAGCGAAGAGGCACTGGCTCGGGGGCTGGAGCTGTCGGCCCTGCGCCTGCCCCTGAAGGGGCCAAGGCTGCGCAAGGATTTTCCCGATCATCAGCTATGGTTGCCGGGGCCGGTCTATGACTCGCTGCCCGACGGCTGGGGCATGCTGCTGATGGATCGCCTGTTCAAGCGCCGTGGTCTCAACCCTGCGCACATTGGCCCCTTGGAACGTCTGGCCTACATCGGTCCCCATGCCATGGGGGCGATGTCGTTCGAGCCCGTGGCGTCTGAGCTGTCCACATCGCCCGAAGAGATTCCCCTTGAGCAACTGGCCGCAGAGGTTCAGCGCGTGCTCGATGGTGAGGGCGGGGAGTTCCTGCTGCAACTGCTGCAAATGGGCGGCTCGCCGCACGGCGCGCGGCCAAAGGCGTTGCTCTATCGCGATCCTGAGTTCGGCCGCTTCAGCACAGCGGCGGCACCTGGCCTGGAAGCCTGGTTGATCAAGTTCCCGGCGGCGCGAGAGCACCCCGAGGTATGCGCCGTCGAAGCTGTCTATGCACACTGCCTGCGCGAATGTGCCATCGACACCGCGGACACCGAACACTTCGAGTTGCCGAATGGACAGGCTGCCTTCGCCACCCGCCGCTTCGACCGGCAAAAGGGCATGCGTGTCCCCATGCAAAGCCTCGCGGCTTTTACCGGCGCGGACTTCCGTGCAGCCGGCGCGCTGGATTACACCAATTTCCTACGGGCGACCCAGTTCTGCTGCAACGACGTGCGGGAGAAAGCGGTTGCCTTCGAGCGAATCGTGTTCAACGTAGTGTTCAACAACCGCGACGACCACCCCAAGAACTTCGCCTACCTCATGTCGCCGAGCGGCCAATGGAAGCTGGCCCCGGCTTACGACGTGACCTTCTGCGAAGGGCCGGGTGGATACCACCAGATGGACGTGATGGGCGAGGCGTTTGGCATCACGCGCAAGCATCTGCTCAGGCTCGCTATGGAGGAGGCGGATCTCTCGGCCAGGGACACCGCCGACATCATCGAGCGGATCTGCCACGTAGCCAGCGGCTTCGCTGCCAGTGCCAAGCGCCAGTTCCCCAATGGCATCACCCCTGACACCTTGCGCACGATACAGACACGCATTGACGACAACATCGCGCGGCTCAGCTCGTAA
- a CDS encoding helix-turn-helix domain-containing protein, translated as MMNLSLIKPGEVVKLLCARLRQERLAQQMTQAEVAARAGIGVGTLSNLEAGRSVAFDSVVRVAMVLGRLNELEQLFMPQLDSLDDILRYEQGAQRQRVKRKSDIG; from the coding sequence ATGATGAATTTAAGCCTTATCAAGCCGGGTGAGGTGGTCAAGCTGCTTTGCGCGCGCCTGCGCCAGGAGCGTCTGGCCCAGCAGATGACGCAGGCCGAGGTGGCCGCCCGCGCCGGCATCGGGGTTGGCACGCTGTCCAATCTGGAGGCGGGGCGCAGTGTGGCATTTGACAGTGTGGTTCGCGTGGCCATGGTCCTGGGGCGTCTCAACGAGCTGGAGCAGTTGTTCATGCCGCAGTTGGACTCCCTGGACGACATCCTTCGTTATGAGCAAGGTGCTCAGCGTCAGCGTGTCAAAAGGAAATCCGACATTGGCTAA
- a CDS encoding GNAT family N-acetyltransferase — protein sequence MSTRTFRKAVPTDAPTCIDIRARTRENAFSEEELRALGITVDTWSEGIRDGSSPGYVCCVDDQMIGYCFGDRDTGEIVVLALLPEFEGQGIGRALLQRVVDDFRAAGFQRLFLGCSADAAVRSYGFYRHLGWVSTGELDEIGDEILEFRLG from the coding sequence ATGAGCACTCGAACATTCCGCAAAGCCGTCCCCACCGATGCGCCAACCTGCATCGACATACGCGCCCGAACCCGGGAAAACGCGTTCTCCGAAGAGGAGCTGAGAGCCTTGGGCATTACCGTCGATACCTGGAGCGAAGGCATCCGCGACGGCAGTTCCCCCGGCTATGTCTGCTGTGTGGACGATCAAATGATCGGCTACTGCTTCGGCGATAGGGATACCGGGGAGATCGTGGTGCTGGCGCTGCTGCCCGAGTTCGAAGGGCAGGGGATTGGCCGGGCGCTGCTGCAGCGGGTGGTGGATGACTTCAGGGCGGCAGGATTCCAGCGGCTCTTTCTCGGCTGCTCGGCCGATGCCGCCGTTCGCTCATACGGCTTCTATCGGCACCTGGGCTGGGTCTCCACTGGGGAATTGGACGAGATCGGCGACGAGATTCTGGAGTTCCGACTCGGGTAG
- a CDS encoding IS3 family transposase (programmed frameshift), whose product MSKRKKYSPEFKREAIELVRRSGASCRQVALEIGVAPNLLTRWVREAQPSAEKAFPGTGSPRDEELARLKRELARVTKERDFLKRRGSVLCQGVIERYTVIQRCRNEYPVRLMCRCLKVSASGYYAWQDREPSPRAQENARLVRRIREIHEDSRGVIGAPRMHEDLLDEGEIVSLNRVARLMAAERIQGWPRRKRRGFGRVASGRPAGVKNLLERDFTVQEPERKWVTDITEIATLEGKLFLCVVLDLYSKLVIGWSMHHRQDRQMVIRAVEMAIWQRQGDWSVILHSDRGSQFTSADYQRFLNRNTLVCSMSAVGHCGDNAACEGFFGQLKRERVAHQSYRTRDEARADLFDYIERFHNPRMRRRVARQDLKFSALFKPSVEMG is encoded by the exons ATGTCCAAGCGCAAGAAATACAGCCCCGAATTCAAGCGGGAAGCCATCGAGCTGGTTCGTCGTTCAGGGGCGAGCTGCCGACAGGTGGCCCTGGAGATTGGTGTTGCTCCCAACCTGCTCACACGCTGGGTTCGGGAGGCACAACCAAGCGCAGAGAAAGCCTTCCCTGGAACGGGAAGTCCGCGGGATGAGGAGCTTGCCCGCCTCAAGCGCGAGTTGGCCCGAGTAACCAAGGAACGTGATTTTTTAA AGAGACGCGGCAGCGTACTTTGCCAAGGAGTCATCGAGCGGTACACGGTGATCCAGCGCTGCCGCAACGAGTACCCGGTACGACTGATGTGCCGTTGTCTGAAGGTTTCTGCCAGTGGCTATTACGCCTGGCAGGATCGCGAGCCAAGCCCACGTGCTCAAGAGAATGCGCGCCTGGTGAGGCGTATTCGGGAGATCCACGAGGACAGCCGTGGAGTGATCGGAGCGCCACGGATGCACGAGGATCTGCTCGACGAGGGCGAAATCGTCAGCCTGAACCGCGTTGCTCGCCTGATGGCCGCTGAGCGCATTCAAGGCTGGCCCCGCCGTAAGAGACGTGGCTTTGGAAGAGTCGCCAGCGGCCGTCCAGCAGGCGTGAAAAACCTGCTGGAGCGCGATTTCACCGTGCAGGAACCGGAGCGCAAGTGGGTCACGGATATCACGGAGATAGCCACACTGGAAGGCAAGCTCTTCCTATGCGTGGTGCTCGACCTGTACAGCAAGTTGGTGATCGGTTGGTCGATGCATCACCGTCAGGATCGGCAGATGGTGATTCGAGCGGTGGAGATGGCGATCTGGCAGCGCCAAGGTGACTGGTCGGTGATCCTACATTCGGATCGCGGTAGCCAATTCACCAGTGCTGACTACCAGCGCTTTCTGAATCGCAACACGCTGGTCTGCAGCATGAGTGCCGTCGGGCATTGCGGCGACAACGCTGCCTGTGAAGGCTTCTTCGGTCAGCTCAAACGGGAGCGCGTTGCCCATCAATCGTATCGAACTCGTGATGAAGCTCGGGCGGATTTATTCGACTACATCGAGCGGTTTCATAACCCACGAATGCGTCGTAGAGTCGCCCGGCAAGATCTGAAGTTTTCAGCCCTTTTCAAACCGTCCGTGGAAATGGGGTAG